One Catharus ustulatus isolate bCatUst1 chromosome 2, bCatUst1.pri.v2, whole genome shotgun sequence genomic window carries:
- the LAG3 gene encoding lymphocyte activation gene 3 protein, translating to MRLVSLGLFLTFTLPPFTAGHILPGLSEGRSRKQKVWVREGSSAVLPCHLGPRKTKESSKQLSDKISVLWKRHGGSVHQEPHVVLEVGYSGLQKTALLMKPRVSLQDSALRNGNFSLRIDPVWSEDVGLYEAQVKYKTEVHSCLVELGVITVTLSPPNPVIENELLLMSCNSSHRASLVETCWFHDKHPGPTSRTLCSLSGTLSILHPAMSDAGSWHCQLRYSDKEIISATFNLQILGFEGPTNPVVYAAAGSAADLPCRLSYLPSAFGMSVVAAHWSHLGGGHLQDWGMSQNLSSRSFPLHLPAVGLGDAGQYRCTVSVGHRTISRDVTLTVVTVTPSIQGPVSEGNRLLLICRLTHSQGHERFQWTHLDSAPTKSKLAVAAPRNLEGHSSQMGPILEISQVSQKDTGTWECSVYGPEGRLGAVEYDLHITGAQVSSAPSIFSGQITFGLTLTLFFLLAVCVVALALQKRAQTPAFPALEGMFAVNVPWKSMEENQKGKIQQTEC from the exons ATGAGactggtgtccctggggctgttcctcACCTTCACTCTGCCGCCTTTCACTG CTGGCCACATCCTACCAGGATTATCGGagggcagaagcaggaagcagaAAGTGTGGGTCAGAGAGGGGAGTTCAGCCGTGCTGCCCTGCCACTTGGGCCCCAGAAAGACGAAGGAGAGCTCAAAGCAGCTGTCTGACAAGATATCTGTGCTGTGGAAGCGGCATGGGGGAAG TGTACACCAGGAGCCACACGTGGTGCTGGAAGTTGGGTACTCGGGCCTCCAGAAGACAGCACTGCTCATGAAGCCCCGGGTGTCACTCCAGGACTCTGCCTTACGCAATGGCAATTTCTCCCTGCGGATCGACCCCGTCTGGAGTGAGGACGTTGGGCTGTATGAGGCACAGGTGAAATACAAAACAGAGGTCCACAGCTGCCTCGTGGAGCTGGGTGTGATCACAG TAACCCTCAGTCCACCCAATCCGGTGATAGAAAATGAGCTGCTCTTGATGAGCTGCAACTCCAGCCACCGTGCCAGCCTTGTGGAGACATGCTGGTTCCATGACAAGCACCCAGGCCCCACCTCCAGGACCCTCTGCTCCTTGTCTGGGACTCTCTCCATCCTCCACCCAGCCATGAGTGATGCgggctcctggcactgccagcttcGGTATTCTGATAAGGAGATAATTTCTGCCACATTCAACCTGCAAATTCTAG GTTTTGAAGGCCCAACCAACCCTGTGGTCTATGCAGCAGCTGGGTCTGCAGCTGATCTACCGTGCAGGCTGAGCTACCTTCCCAGTGCCTTTGGGATGAGTGTGGTGGCAGCCCACTGGAGCCACCTTGGAGGAGGACATTTGCAAGACTGGGGCATGTCCCAGAATTTGAGCAGTAGAAGCTTCCCCCTGCATCTCCcggctgtggggctgggtgaTGCAGGGCAGTACCGCTGCACTGTCTCTGTAGGACACAGGACAATCAGCAGGGACGTGACCTTGACCGTGGTTACAG TGACTCCAAGCATCCAAGGACCGGTTTCTGAGGGGAATCGTTTGCTGCTCATCTGCCGCCTCACGCACTCCCAGGGACATGAGCGTTTCCAGTGGACACACCTTGACTCAGCCCCTACTAAGAGCaagctggctgtggctgctccccgTAACTTGGAGGGCCACAGTTCCCAGATGGGACCTATCTTGGAAATATCCCAGGTGTCACAAAAGGACACAGGCACCTGGGAATGCAGTGTGTATGGCCCAGAAGGCAGACTGGGAGCAGTGGAATATGATCTGCACATCACAG GTGCCCAGGTCTCCAGCGCACCCTCCATCTTCAGTGGGCAGATTACTTTTGGGCTCACACTCACCCTCTTCTTCCTGCTTGCTGTTTGTGTTGTAGCTCTGGCCCTACAAAAAAGG GCGCAGACTCCCGCCTTCCCAGCACTGGAAGGGATGTTTGCAGTCAATGTCCCGTGGAAGTCCATGGAGGAAAACCAGAAAGGGAAGATCCAGCAAACGGAGTGCTGA